From Thalassophryne amazonica chromosome 5, fThaAma1.1, whole genome shotgun sequence:
atcgaagcattaattaatggtagggcttccttgagcagcctggtaggaatggggtctaatagacatgttgatggtttggaggaagtaactaatgaaaataactcagacagaacaattggagagaaagagtctaaccaaataccggcatcactgaaagcagccaaagataatgatatgtctttgggatggttatgagtaattttttctctaatagttagaattttattagcaaagaaagtcatgaagtcattactagttaaagttaaaggaatactcggctcaatagagctctgactctttgtcagcctggctacagtgccagacagactctttttccaggctaagtgaagatcttctaaattagtgagacgccatttcctctccaacttatgggttatctgctttaagctgcgagtttgtgagttataccatggagtcaggcacttctgatttaaggttctctttttcagaggagctacagcatccaaagttgtcttcaatgaggatgtaaaactattgacgagatactctatctcacttacagagtttaggtagctactctgccctgtgttggtatatggcattagagaacataaagaaggaatcatatccttaaacctagttacagcgcttaatgaaagacttctagtgtaatgaaacttattccccactgctgggtagtccatcagagtaaacgtaaatgttattaagaaatgatcagacagaagggagttttcagggaatcctgttaagtcttcaatttccataccataagtcagaacaagatctaagatatgattaaagtggtgagtggactcatttacattttgagcaaagccaattgagtctaataatagattaaatgcagtgttgaggctgtcattctcagcatctgtgtggatgttaaaatcgcccactataattatctcatctgagctaagcactaagtcagacaaaaggtctgaaaattcacagagaaactcacagtaacgaccaggtggacgatagataataacaaaactggtttttgggacttccaatttggatggacaagactaagagtcaagctttcaaatgaattaaagctctgtctgggttttggattaattaataagatggaatggaagattgctgctaattctccgcctcggcccgtgctacgagcgttctggcagttagtgtgactcgggggtgttgactcatttaaactaacatattcatcctgctgtaaccaggtttctgtaaggcagaataaatcaatatgttgatcaattattatatcatgttggggaagtgtcgtgacacggacccacaacagggggcgttaatgaagggacaatggaatagccaaaaagtaacaatttaatgttgagaAGGTGCACAAcatgatacagacagatacaaatatgtgttatatcaatccaacaaaaggtgatgtgtggcagactcgaagataggagacgtccggtgagagagaagccggaacccacacaagcctcaccaccaacggacctgaagaacaccggagccgccaagccctgcgccccaggtggccactgtcttcagcagtcagacccggtactgctggcagaaaacagaaacagttctggatgagtgtgagtccgcacactcagtaatcccacagtctgtgttcagttaaggagggggaacctccacctccaatcacacactcgtgcagctcctgaattaaccacttatctgagtggggtgtgaggcgaagccgtcgcagtccacaccaaacgccaactccgcagataaggcacaccacaggaaaacggctgcaaaaagagatcagactattactcaaagtttaagtcagcagagaaaattacctgtatggtagacgatttctcggcgaggaggtggagttgcagtccggtctttatagtggtggtgatgggtgacagctgggttgattgatgacagctgtcacctccagcggctccaacgccctctcctgcttggagcccgcactccaagcagggcgccatctggtggtggtgggccagcagtacctcctcttcagcggcccacacaacatatcatttactaacagggacttagaagagagagacctaatgtttaatatgcaccactctgcatttaatcattagtgatcgatctctgcttccctccacagcatgtctttttcctggttctctccctcagccccaaccagtcccagcagaagactgcccctccctgagcctggttctgctggaggtttcttcctgttaaaagggagtttttccttcccactgtagccaagtgcttgctcacagggggtcgttttgaccgttggggttttacataattattgtatggccttgccttacaatataaagcgccttggggcaactgtttgttgtgatttggcgctatataaaaaaaaattgattgattgattgaatagaccacatttaactgtcttagtctgtggtgcagttgaaggtgctatattattttttctttttgaatttttatgcttaaatagatttttgctggttattggtggtctgggagcaggcaccatctctacggggatggggtaatgaggggatggcagggggagagaagctgcagagaggtgtgtaagactacaactctgcttcctggtcccaaccctggatagtcacgatttggaggatttatgaaaattggccagatttctagaaatgagagctgctccatccaaagtgagatggatgctgtctctcctaacaagaccaggttttccccagaaactttgccaattatctatgaagcccacctcattttttggacaccactcagacagacagcaattcagggagaacatgcggctaaacatgtcacatgTAATGCACAGTAatggtttgcaaactgccaaCAAAATCCAAAAAAGATGATTTTCTCTGCCAGTTAGTTTGCACTTTATGTCTTCATTCCAGCCTCTTACCACAGCCTTGTTTAGTATTTGTTTTACTGCCTGCCCGTGTTTGACCCCGCTTTGCTTTTTGGACCTTGCTGTTGTCTCTGCCGATGAACTCTGCCAACCTGTGATTTTGAACCCAGCTTGTTGTATGTATGACTTCGCTTCTGTCTGCCGATCATCTGTACTTCTGCCTCActgactgcctacctgtgtactgtACTTTTGCCTGTTATTTTTGGATAAAACCTTTTTATTACTTCACCACCTGAGTCTGTGAGTCTACATATTGTGTCCAGCACTCGGTTCATTCCACGCAATGAGTCCTGACAATGTAAGCCTTTATAAATTTAAAATCACTGGTGAACTGGATGCGCATTAGCTAAAAGAACGAATGTTGCCACCTTTAAAACAAAAAAGATGCAATGTGACCATCAATTACACATTTAGTTTTAGTAAATCACTCGTAAAACTGTTTCCAACCCAACACCCAAAAGTTTGGATTACGTATGTAATTCAGCACTCGTTATCTGGGATCTTACTAAATGAGCCCCATAGTCAGGAATAAACAGGAATTAAACAGCCCTTAGTCAGTTCTCCCACCTGAGTTACAGTCACCCCTAAAGCCTTGTGGTTAGTCAGTAATGATTACACAAAACAAATATTGCAAGAACATAAGAGATTTAGTGAATAAACAAGCCAAAGTTCAGGCACTTTGATCAAGCTTTTAAGTCCCTCTGTCTTTCTGTCGACTGTGTTTCTTGGTCTGTAGCCGAGGAGACAAACACATAGGTAAGTAGTGTGATATGTAATATGTGAGTTGAACTGTTATGTTGTCATGCACTACTTTGTCATTATTTTTGGAGGGTATGTACAATCTATTGAATTCTGTAATTCTAAATGTTGTGAATACTggtgttttttttcttgcatttcCTTGTTTCTCTGTAGCTGAAGCATGGTGAGTAAGGAAATGTAATTATTGTACCATTGCCCTGACTTGTACTTTTTAGGAACATATGCAAAGATGTGATGTATCTGTTCCAGTCTGCATTCAACACTTATAAAGTTATGTAgaaacatcacattttttttaaattttctgaatTCACCTCTTATCCAGCCCACTCAACCTTTTTGAGAAAATTTTGTGAAAAGTATTTTGTTAGATTCTGAGTCAtcaaaacaccaaaaaaaaaaaaacccaaaacaaacaaacaaaaaaaaaaaacagaaaaaaactattTTGCATAAGTAACAACATAACTGACTTCTGAATCTCAACAAGTTGTGATGAAGCAAACATGTTACTTGACGATCCGTACTGTTGTACCTTTTTACTCTCAGGTCACCATGAAGCACACAGGTCTGAGTGTCTGGATCTTCTCTGCAGTGATCTGTGTGGGCAGAGGTCAAATAAACCAAGACACTGCACCTGACAGCAGTGCCAACAGTTTGTCGCTAGTCAACGAGGCAAACAAAGAGTTTACCTTCCAGCTGTACAGGAAATTGGTTGCTCAGCCTGGGTCAGAGGGCAAAAATGTCTTCTTCTCCCCAGCAAGTGTGTCCATGGCCCTGGCTGCTTTGGCTACAGGAGCAAAGGGACAGACCCACCATCAGATCTTCAGTGGTCTGGGATACAATGACTCTGTGCTGACACAGGCAGATATAGATCAGAGCTTCCACAGCCTTCTTGTTAAAGAAAATAAGACGTGCCATGAAGACGTCAGTGAAGGAACTGCTGTGTTTGTTGATGACCACTTCAAGGTGAAGCCTGAGTTCCTGGAGAACCTCAAGAAGTTTTACTTGGCAGATGGGTTCACTGTCAACTTTACTGAAACAAAAGACAGTGCAAACAAAATCAACAAATATGTGGAGGAGAAGACCAACGGGAAGATAGACAACCTGGTTGAAGACCTGGATCCATTAACGGTCATGTATCTCCTCAGCTACATTTACTACAAAGGTAAGAGGCTGACACCAGATCTTCTTTGATTCTCTtgttattaatcaatcaatcacctaagaattttacagtttttttttcctctgttcatCACTGTCAAATAGGAAAATGGGAAACGCCGTTTGACCCAAAACTCACCAAAGAAGAGATATTCCATGTTGATGCCAACACTAAGGTTCACAGTTCTTCAGTTAATGTTTTAACAGTGAATTATTCATGTAATAAAAATGACTGTAATTAGCCACCTTCAATGATGGTAGTATTTAATCAACATAAAACAATATTTAACCAAATTAAGAAAGAAGAAAAGCCTAATTTTGCCTGTGTTCCCAAGTGTGAAGGTTTTCACCTGTTTTTCAATTTGAGCTGATCTTATTTTATACtagtgtgaaaaaaaaatgatttcacctttttaaaaaattatttatattaTGTTCAACATTTAACTAAAGTCAGCTTTTATTTCACCAGTTTTAAATGTCTCAAAATAAAAGGAAGAATGCCAGAGTTAATTTCAGTTTTAtaaatcttctttgtcttttggctgttccgttaggggtcgccacagcagatcaatcgtttccatctcaccctgtcctctgtatcttcttctgtcacaccaaccacctgcatgtcctccctcagcacatccataaacctcttctttggcctccctcttcttctgcctggtggctccatcctcagcatccttctccctacataccctgggtccctcctctgcacgtccaaaccgtctcaatctcgcctctctgactttgtctccaaaccgtcccacctgagctgtccctctgatatgttcattcctaatcttgtccattcttgtcactcccaaagagaatctcaacatcttcagctctgccaccttcagctctgcctcctgtctttttgttagtgccaccgtctctaaaccgtacaacatagctcactactgtcttgtaaactttccccttcactcttgctgatattcttcggtcacaaatcactcctgccacctttctccacccactccaccctgcctgcattctcttcttcacctctttaccacactctccaaatatttaaactcatctactttcaccacttcaactccttgtaactgcactattccactgggctccctcccattcacacacatgtactcagtcttgcttctactgactttcattccccttctctccaaagcatatctccacctctccagactagactcaacttgctctctactctcactacagatcacaatgtcatctgcaaacatcatagtccatggggactcctgtctgatctcatccgtcaacctgtccataaccactacaaacaagaaaggactcagagctgatccttggtgtaatcccacctccaccttgaatgggtctgtcattccgactgtgcatctcaccgctgtcacactattcttgtacatgtcctgcactaccctaacatacttctctgccactccagacttcctcatacaataccacagctcttctcttggcaccctatcttaagctttttgttgtgtgggccgctgaagaggaggtactgctggcccaccaccaccagagggcgccctgcctggagtgcgggctccaggcaccagagggcgctgccgccttatgggagtagcctgggtgacagctgtcacccatcaccagacacagctgttccactcagcacagaggtatatctggaggacggcgtctccacctcagtgccgagatatcgcctaagactgaggtaatattctctgcatttatattctgaacaaaccagctaaacttgttaaaccttttcaggactgttgactactgatagcttcattgcttggataagtactcaccttcctgctgtactttgacaagaggtggaggcggcttctcccctctccgttactgggtgcggtcgcatccacacctgtgtgttgttgctctctcccgccagcagtaccggatccgacgagcggaggcagtggccacctgggaattcgggacttggtggttccagtatttccagggttcggtggcagaggagatctgggtggttccggttcgacggagacggacgtctcctaccttcgagcctgcccacacgacaccagcggattcgaccccaaattgtgattgttgtatttattgtgctcgtttcacaatagtaaaccttgttatttaccttctccattgtccgttcattgcgccccctgttgtgggtccgtgttcctacactttcacaacactttttctaagtccacaaacacacaatgtaactctttctggccttctctgtactttcccataacttcatgctgtggctgatcagctttatgcctctgtagttactgcagctctgcacatcacgcttgttcttgaaaataggaaccagcacacttcgtctccactcctcaggcattctctcactttccaagattttattaaacaatctggttagaaactctactgccatctctcctagatatttccatgtctccactggaatgtcatctggaccaactgcctttccactcttcatcctcttcatagcagccctcaattcttccttactaatctcttgtacttcctgatttactctcaccacatccagccttttctctcactcattttctttattcatcagctcttcaaaatattccctccaccttctcagcacacactcctcacttgtcagcacattatcatgtacatcttttaccaccctaacctgctgcacatcctttccagctctgtccctttctctgggcaatcagtacaagtcctgttctccttccttactattcaacctcTTGTACAGCTtgtaatatgccttttcctttgcttttgccacttctcttttggccttactgcatctccttgtactcctgtctactttcttcatctctctgactatcccaaaactttttcaccaacctctttctccttatgctttcctggacctcttcattccaccaccaagtctccttgtcttccttccactgtccagatgtcataccccgtactgtcctagctgtctccacatttgcagtacttttccagttgtccaaaactgcttcctctccaaccagtgcttctctcacctgctcactaaattttacacaagtcttcctccttcagcttccaccatctgatcctttgttgacctctcagtctcttcttctttacctctaaagtcatcctacaaacaaccaccctctgctgtctaacgacactctctcctgccaccactttacagtctctgatttcttttagcttccatctcctataaagaatgtagtccacctgtgtgcaccttcctccactcttatgttaccctgtgctcctcccttatcTTAAAGTAGGCATTCACCACAgcaatttccatcctttttgcaaaatcaactaccatctgtccttcccctttcctatccttgataccacatctacccattacttcctcatcacctctgttcccttcaccaacatgcccattgaagtccgctcctatcaccactctttcatgcttgggaacactctccaccacctgatctaacacactccagatatcttctttctccttcatctcacaacctacctgtggggcatatgcactgatgatattcatcatcaccccttcaatttccaacttcacactcatcaccctgtcagacactcgcttgacctccaacacacttaatgtactcttcctttaaaatgaccccaacaccatttctcttcctgtcctcaccatggtacaacaacttgtacccaccgccgatgctcctgatcttacttcccttccacttggtctcttgcacacacaatatgtctaccattCTCCTCGCCATCATATCAGCcatctctctccctttaccagtcatactaccaacattcaaagtccccactctcatttccacccttctagttttcttcttctcccactgtttgtggaaacgttctcctcctcttcttcgtcgtctttgcccagcagtagcccaatttccaccggcaccctgttgggcaacaggactggtggcggacattgttaacccggacgcgaccaatccggtatggaaattcgattcttagtctgcatagttggattggcttgttttacgccggatgcccttcctgacgcaaccctcctcatttatccgggcttgggaccggcactcagaatgtactggctgcacaccccatgtggctgagttaatttCAGTTTTATAAATGTAGCCCTAAAATGACAGAATACTTCACTGGCCTTTACATTATCCTGAATGTTATTCTCTGTCCTTGCACTTTTGTGTGTACTTCCACAGTTCCATAGAAACAGAGTAGAAATTACTGTATTAATGTAGACATGGCTTATGTACATTTTGTGAGGTTACTCAACTTAAAAGAAATTGGTAATAATAcccgtgggcatgaagacagcccccatgacacttaattggagaagcggatatagaaaatgaatggatggataaaGAACCTAGTGGGAATATTACATGGAtaaatatctagaggtgattagatttttgagtagtttggtcaaaggtcaaggatctGGGTCGAAAACACCTTTTTTGGATATCTCAACATGGAAGATCTAAAGcatatcaatcaaatcaatcaatcaatcaatcaatcaattttatttatatagcgccaaatcacaacaaacagttgccccaaggcgctttatattgtaaggcaaggccatacaataattacgtaaaaaccccaacggtcaaaacgaccccctgtgagcaagcacttggcgacagcggaAAGGAAAAaacccctcttaacaggaagaaacctccagcagaaccaggcccagggaggggcagtcctccgctgggactggttggggctgagggagagaaccaggaaaaagacatgctgtggaggggagcagagatcaatcactaatgattaaatgcagagtggtgcatacagagcaaaaggagaaagaaacactcagtgcatcatgggaaccccccagcagtctaagtctatagcagcataactaagggatggttcagggtcacctgatccagccctaactataagctttagcaaaaaggaaagttttaagcctaatcttaaaagtagagagggtgtctgtctccctgatctgaattgggagctggttcca
This genomic window contains:
- the LOC117509751 gene encoding hibernation-specific plasma protein HP-55-like, producing MKHTGLSVWIFSAVICVGRGQINQDTAPDSSANSLSLVNEANKEFTFQLYRKLVAQPGSEGKNVFFSPASVSMALAALATGAKGQTHHQIFSGLGYNDSVLTQADIDQSFHSLLVKENKTCHEDVSEGTAVFVDDHFKVKPEFLENLKKFYLADGFTVNFTETKDSANKINKYVEEKTNGKIDNLVEDLDPLTVMYLLSYIYYKGKWETPFDPKLTKEEIFHVDANTKVPVPMMNSEGDFDVYIDRQINTSVLRLPFSNSYSMLLLLSDNLAAVEDVISARYVTKWLKWMKPSEYDVFVPKFSIKTRYELNNVLKEMGMTDMFGDADLSGISEGKKLVVSDIVHQATLDVDEGGATAAAATGVNIMLLSLRIVPVLKFNQPFIALITEQSTGKILFMGKIVNPTI